A single Brevundimonas sp. SL130 DNA region contains:
- a CDS encoding RNA polymerase sigma factor: MSDQSQRIGRRDGRLAGLYRDHGGWLTRSLRRRFGEESDDIAHETWKRMVAFYGDAVEVRSPRALLLTIARRCAADLGRRRARGDETRSGLDWGNQGAAAAQDEALLLQQIILGLPEPLRDVFVMSRFVGLSNAEIAERLGIAQKTVEWRMTKALAHCAAQLR; encoded by the coding sequence GTGTCGGATCAGAGCCAGCGCATCGGAAGGCGAGACGGCCGTCTGGCCGGACTCTATCGCGATCACGGCGGCTGGCTGACCCGGTCCCTGCGCCGGCGCTTCGGCGAGGAGAGCGACGATATCGCCCACGAGACCTGGAAACGGATGGTGGCCTTTTATGGCGACGCCGTTGAGGTCCGGTCGCCTCGCGCGCTCCTGCTGACGATCGCCCGCCGATGCGCGGCGGACCTGGGCCGTCGTCGGGCGCGTGGCGACGAGACCCGCAGCGGTCTCGATTGGGGCAATCAAGGCGCCGCCGCCGCTCAGGACGAAGCGCTTCTTCTGCAGCAGATCATCCTTGGGTTGCCAGAACCGCTGCGCGATGTCTTTGTGATGTCGCGTTTTGTCGGTCTCAGCAACGCCGAGATCGCCGAGCGTCTGGGCATCGCCCAGAAGACCGTTGAATGGCGGATGACCAAGGCCCTGGCGCATTGCGCGGCCCAGCTCCGCTAG
- a CDS encoding prolyl oligopeptidase family serine peptidase has product MNRVSLLCGCALATAGFAAGPAGAEAARTYAIPAGSLADVLNLYASQSDRQIFFPTALVEGLSSDGLTGRYGPDAALDRLLAGTGLTWSTTRPGLIYLRRIEADVRPPAAAQLSEIVVTGTLLRSSGPPSSPVTTLDRDALDRRGLGTVAEVLAELPQNYAGAGTPIATTTGADRGGSNGAYASSVNLRGLGPQSTLLLIDGRRLAGSGFRGELNDLSAVPSGAVERVDVLLDGASAIYPALPADRVGLLGHSHGGYLVLGMGARSSRYRAIISWAGMSDLAGEWGEFTPVSRTAPVDFATLRQQSGWVETGQGEIDGPPYRNPDAYVAASPFYEADRIRAPVLLITADRDFVPVSQSERIFSAINREGGRARLVTYWGEGHFNWSPANIRDVYREIVDWFDEAFTASSVATTRVGSRLSEP; this is encoded by the coding sequence ATGAATCGAGTGAGCTTGTTGTGCGGCTGCGCCTTGGCGACAGCGGGATTCGCGGCCGGCCCGGCCGGGGCGGAGGCGGCGCGGACCTACGCCATCCCGGCCGGAAGCCTGGCCGACGTCCTGAACCTCTACGCGTCCCAGTCGGATCGGCAGATTTTCTTTCCGACGGCCCTGGTCGAGGGTCTTTCCTCGGACGGGCTGACAGGGCGCTACGGGCCGGACGCGGCGTTGGACCGCCTTCTGGCCGGGACGGGTCTGACTTGGTCGACCACCCGTCCGGGCCTCATCTATCTGCGCAGGATCGAAGCCGACGTCCGTCCGCCGGCGGCGGCGCAGCTGTCCGAGATCGTCGTGACCGGCACCCTGTTGCGGTCCTCAGGGCCGCCGTCGTCTCCCGTGACGACGCTGGATCGCGACGCGCTGGACCGGAGAGGCCTGGGCACGGTGGCCGAGGTTCTGGCCGAACTGCCCCAGAACTACGCCGGGGCGGGCACGCCGATCGCGACGACCACGGGCGCGGACCGGGGCGGCTCCAACGGCGCCTATGCCTCGAGCGTGAACCTGCGGGGCCTGGGGCCGCAGTCGACCCTTCTGCTGATCGACGGCCGGCGTCTGGCCGGCTCCGGCTTCCGCGGCGAGCTGAATGATCTGTCCGCCGTTCCGTCCGGCGCCGTCGAGCGCGTCGATGTCCTCCTCGACGGCGCCTCCGCCATCTATCCGGCTCTGCCGGCCGATCGGGTCGGCCTGCTGGGCCACAGCCATGGCGGCTATCTGGTCCTCGGTATGGGCGCGCGGTCCTCACGCTACCGGGCGATCATCTCCTGGGCCGGCATGAGCGATCTGGCCGGGGAGTGGGGCGAGTTCACCCCCGTCAGCCGCACCGCGCCGGTCGACTTCGCGACTCTGCGCCAGCAGAGCGGCTGGGTCGAGACCGGCCAGGGCGAGATCGACGGGCCGCCTTACCGGAACCCGGACGCCTATGTGGCGGCCAGCCCCTTTTACGAGGCGGACCGGATCCGGGCGCCGGTCCTGCTGATCACCGCCGACCGTGATTTCGTGCCTGTGTCGCAGTCCGAGCGGATCTTCAGCGCGATCAATCGGGAAGGCGGTCGGGCGCGGCTCGTCACCTATTGGGGGGAAGGGCATTTCAACTGGAGCCCGGCCAATATCCGCGATGTCTACCGAGAGATCGTCGACTGGTTCGATGAGGCCTTTACTGCCTCGTCAGTCGCAACGACCCGCGTCGGATCCAGGCTTTCAGAGCCGTAA
- a CDS encoding HEPN domain-containing protein, with product MKDALDHLPERQQRELERIKTILLDEFDRAIQAGGGPTQSWRRDGKILKLILFGSYSRDDWVDAPETGYQSDFDILAIVSHPNLTDISHYWYVAEDKIARDPAIGRIVNLIVHTMGEVNQGLTQGQYFWTSVIQDGVELYALPGHAFATPKPLTPQEAVEMAERYFAEWSEKIGSALDLASYADERGNRKDAAFLLHQAVERSYACFLLVHAFYFPRSHNIKFLRSQAEAMDQALVAAWPREQRADRRRFEMLKRAYVEARYADNYDLSVEDLAWLFTAARRLQALIDPACRARIEMLRRDATG from the coding sequence ATGAAGGACGCCCTCGACCATCTGCCCGAGCGCCAGCAGCGCGAGCTGGAGCGGATCAAGACCATCCTGCTCGACGAATTCGACCGCGCCATCCAGGCCGGCGGCGGCCCGACCCAGTCCTGGCGGCGCGACGGCAAGATCCTCAAGCTGATCCTGTTCGGCTCCTATTCGCGCGACGACTGGGTCGATGCGCCCGAGACCGGCTACCAGTCCGACTTCGACATCCTCGCCATCGTCAGCCATCCCAATCTGACGGACATCTCCCACTACTGGTATGTCGCCGAAGACAAGATCGCCCGCGACCCCGCCATCGGCCGCATCGTCAATCTCATCGTCCACACCATGGGCGAGGTGAACCAGGGCCTGACCCAGGGCCAGTATTTCTGGACCAGCGTCATCCAGGACGGCGTCGAACTCTACGCCCTCCCCGGCCACGCCTTCGCCACGCCCAAGCCGCTGACGCCGCAGGAAGCGGTCGAGATGGCGGAGCGGTATTTCGCTGAATGGTCGGAAAAGATCGGCAGCGCACTGGACTTAGCTTCATATGCGGATGAGCGCGGAAATAGGAAGGACGCCGCCTTCCTCCTTCATCAAGCCGTCGAGCGATCCTACGCGTGCTTCCTCCTAGTCCACGCCTTCTATTTTCCGCGATCTCACAACATCAAGTTCCTCCGATCCCAAGCCGAAGCGATGGATCAAGCCCTCGTCGCTGCGTGGCCACGCGAGCAGCGCGCTGATCGACGACGGTTCGAGATGCTGAAGCGGGCGTATGTCGAGGCCCGCTACGCCGACAACTACGATCTCTCAGTTGAGGACCTGGCGTGGCTGTTCACGGCGGCGCGGCGCCTACAAGCGCTGATTGACCCCGCCTGCCGCGCTCGGATTGAGATGCTGCGGCGCGACGCCACAGGCTGA
- a CDS encoding FecR family protein, translating to MKSPTNRVRTAEREAAEWHLRLGAPRVSTQTVQDFFEWRQDPENAAAYGRVESVWTGARALSGAPAVGEAVAAAMARSPRRPWSPRGVAALAGALAVLVAVAGVGLWASQRNLYRTEIGEQRVVTLADGSSVRLDTDSVVRVRFVQGRRDVRLVHGQALFTVAHDPTRPFVVLAGDTAVTAVGTVFDVRRTGAAARVTLVSGVVEVRGPVGGPQRRLTAGQQATLSRAGPVVRAVDVRSVTAWSQGRLVFRDTPLAEAVAEANRYLEDPIVLDAPALAQASVNGVIRTGDRAAFVEVVSATFDLRSSRDPDGRLRLTAENNSRRAPG from the coding sequence ATGAAAAGCCCGACCAATCGGGTGCGAACGGCCGAGCGTGAAGCGGCGGAGTGGCATCTCCGCCTCGGGGCGCCGCGCGTGAGCACGCAAACCGTTCAAGACTTCTTCGAATGGCGGCAGGATCCCGAGAACGCCGCCGCCTATGGCCGTGTCGAATCCGTCTGGACGGGCGCGCGGGCGCTGTCCGGCGCGCCCGCCGTCGGCGAGGCGGTCGCAGCAGCCATGGCGCGCAGCCCCCGGCGGCCTTGGTCGCCCCGAGGCGTCGCTGCGCTCGCCGGCGCCCTGGCCGTCCTTGTGGCCGTTGCGGGGGTCGGGCTCTGGGCCTCGCAGCGCAACCTCTATCGCACCGAGATCGGCGAGCAACGCGTCGTCACGCTCGCAGACGGGTCGTCGGTCCGCCTGGATACGGATTCGGTCGTGCGGGTGCGCTTCGTCCAGGGTCGCCGGGACGTACGGCTCGTGCACGGCCAGGCGTTGTTCACCGTCGCTCATGATCCGACGCGGCCTTTCGTCGTCCTGGCCGGCGACACCGCCGTGACCGCCGTGGGCACAGTGTTCGACGTCCGACGCACGGGAGCGGCCGCGCGGGTCACCCTCGTCTCCGGCGTGGTTGAGGTTCGAGGTCCGGTCGGCGGTCCTCAGCGGCGGCTGACGGCGGGTCAGCAGGCGACCCTGTCGCGCGCCGGGCCGGTCGTGCGCGCCGTGGACGTCCGCAGCGTCACCGCGTGGAGCCAAGGCCGTCTCGTCTTTCGCGACACGCCGCTCGCCGAGGCGGTGGCCGAGGCCAACCGCTATCTGGAGGATCCGATCGTGCTCGACGCCCCGGCGCTCGCCCAGGCGTCCGTCAACGGCGTGATCCGCACCGGCGACAGGGCCGCCTTCGTGGAGGTGGTGTCTGCGACCTTCGATCTGAGGTCTTCCCGGGATCCGGACGGCCGGCTTCGTCTGACGGCTGAAAATAATTCGCGGAGGGCTCCGGGGTAG
- a CDS encoding FecR family protein: protein MSIESFDARDDRAAALWADEKQGGGWTPARQSDLDAWLAGRPDRQRLLDQHEALIADPAVLWAARRAAHRTVKPGLFASTPVWMKVWAPAGLAACVAGAALFGATSSLRGDLIVGRRGAPQAVALADGSAVRLNGASQVRVLLGDTERRLRLDGEGFFEVAHDAGRPFTVEAQGVRVTAVGTRFNVDSLETPDGPMVEVVVFEGAVDVTPSKGGVVRIRAGERARVLKGDVQRASLRQAEAETDFPSWAKGWLELDEATLISVIGDLKRATGVEVSLSDPQLGRALVSGRFSYENPENALAAIARLHGLRLTRKDAGQYLLSDA from the coding sequence ATGTCGATTGAATCCTTTGACGCTCGTGACGACCGGGCGGCGGCGCTTTGGGCGGATGAAAAGCAAGGGGGCGGCTGGACGCCCGCGCGGCAGTCCGATCTGGACGCCTGGCTGGCGGGGCGGCCGGATCGACAGCGGCTGCTGGACCAGCATGAGGCCCTGATCGCCGATCCGGCCGTCCTGTGGGCGGCGCGGCGAGCGGCTCACAGGACAGTGAAGCCGGGCCTGTTCGCCTCGACGCCGGTCTGGATGAAGGTCTGGGCGCCGGCGGGCCTGGCCGCCTGTGTCGCCGGCGCGGCCCTGTTCGGCGCAACCTCCTCCCTTCGGGGAGATCTGATCGTGGGTCGCCGCGGTGCTCCGCAAGCTGTGGCCCTGGCGGATGGGTCGGCGGTTCGACTGAATGGCGCAAGCCAGGTTCGTGTCTTGCTGGGCGACACGGAACGGCGATTGCGACTGGACGGCGAAGGCTTCTTCGAAGTCGCCCATGACGCCGGCCGCCCGTTCACGGTGGAAGCCCAAGGGGTGCGGGTCACTGCTGTCGGCACGCGGTTCAACGTGGACTCTCTCGAGACCCCCGACGGCCCGATGGTCGAGGTCGTGGTGTTCGAAGGCGCTGTCGATGTGACGCCGAGCAAGGGCGGTGTCGTGAGAATTCGGGCCGGGGAGCGCGCCCGTGTGTTGAAGGGCGATGTGCAGCGCGCCAGCCTGCGACAAGCCGAGGCCGAGACCGATTTTCCATCATGGGCCAAGGGGTGGCTGGAACTGGATGAAGCGACCCTGATCAGCGTGATCGGCGATCTGAAACGGGCCACAGGGGTGGAGGTCTCGCTCTCCGATCCACAGCTTGGCCGCGCCCTCGTGAGCGGCCGTTTTTCCTATGAGAACCCCGAGAACGCCTTGGCTGCGATCGCCCGCCTTCATGGTCTCAGATTGACCCGAAAAGACGCTGGTCAGTATCTGCTGTCTGACGCTTAG
- a CDS encoding RNA polymerase sigma factor has product MSHEHEVGQALVTHNRALLAYVRRRLASSADAEDVAQEAILRVLSRARVALITDPLSYAMRAARNILIDRARRSDSTPFDDFGDADHQADDAASPLEALDMSERLRLCQKALEAMPAVRREVFVRRRVGEEPYDQIARELNMSVEAVQKHYSRAAQTLRKTAEGRHVD; this is encoded by the coding sequence TTGAGTCACGAGCACGAGGTGGGGCAGGCGCTTGTGACGCACAATCGTGCGCTTCTCGCCTATGTGCGACGGAGACTGGCGTCGAGCGCCGATGCGGAAGATGTCGCGCAGGAGGCCATTCTGCGTGTTCTTTCCCGAGCGCGCGTGGCGCTGATCACGGATCCCCTATCCTATGCGATGCGGGCCGCCCGCAACATTCTGATTGATCGCGCGCGCCGGTCGGACTCCACGCCCTTTGACGATTTCGGCGACGCGGACCATCAAGCCGACGACGCCGCGTCACCCTTGGAAGCGCTGGACATGAGCGAAAGGCTGCGCCTGTGTCAGAAAGCCCTGGAGGCTATGCCCGCCGTGCGCCGCGAGGTGTTCGTGAGACGCCGCGTCGGCGAGGAACCCTATGACCAGATTGCCCGCGAATTGAACATGTCGGTCGAGGCGGTTCAGAAACACTATAGTCGCGCCGCTCAGACGCTTCGCAAGACGGCGGAGGGGCGTCATGTCGATTGA
- a CDS encoding TonB-dependent receptor, with protein MRIYKTGLLAAAAVAVLTSAAAPAQAWQAASSAEARATLNIPAQDLGRAIQALSRQTGLQIVFDPELTRGLRAQAVSGSMTPREALRRMIAGSGVEAREVRGVLTLVRQSAEALTPSPDATVLEEVVVVGYAAGMRRSLDAKRDADFISDVISADDMGDLPANNVAESLSRLPGVNAVRNHTTGEGDRITIRGLSTELNNYTMNGVRIGGTGSPDDSFYRGVRLSFLPPEGIDSITVVKSLTPDRDGDALGGSIDIRTPTAFDHKPTYGVLSASAGFLDKFDDKTSGEVSGSFGRQFNDHWGVFVTASWSRRKSQFEQNGVDGDNQPPVWYEDSESLGWDTDTFVLRGMDLAFGETEVERKGLNASLDYRGDRHDFHFRGQFNEYTQDEFDNRLNFRNDTAKNSTRLTQVDKTATDLVSPDDAIIGSGAKGNIYSYTTAQIVDRDGDGVITDADRSTKSYYTLNGASGAWDPQGFRLRRFWEGSRETGSLMSLNLGGVSRYGDVKLDYDLSYAKSEDNIDDSYEMEFRSDKYGWLGNEGVDIVNFGDSRFPKWVLNEAGMAAVQDPNEYDFAGLSGEVGGAEEDLWQGQFNAEFRPVSSWLESVKGGAKFYSSKRSTYSGEFLDLDAEGTLADFSAFYGKEVTDLFDGEYTGLYRLGVVIDNQAMLAELQRAMNGDSSFFEGFATDPSSAELSNEDSFEFKEDILAGYLMATARFGDAQIIGGLRVESTRNDISAYVLDEVQGERFTTDKSDFVNVLPSIHLNYALNRSTKVRAAIWTSFARPDIARMTSAREYSYDTDPDGDGDENPTSDWVLIGIEQGNPDLKPMRAINYDLSIERYNGDTGAYSLGLFYKDIENFLFRSASSNIRDGTAGANIGPDGVTISMPNNGKWAEVYGVEMSAQQIFYWLPGALSGLGASVNLTLQRSEAETGISWHPEGYTLPLMETPEAIANVQLFWQHSGWEAYAAYSYQSEFLEGIQDFGNNPYEQDYEFVDLNVRRKLWGGATASLQVQNLFDSHTYWYTAGSSTESSRAYIKNGRSISLGLTYVF; from the coding sequence ATGCGTATTTACAAGACCGGCCTCCTTGCGGCGGCCGCCGTCGCCGTCCTGACATCCGCCGCCGCCCCGGCCCAGGCCTGGCAGGCCGCCAGCAGCGCCGAGGCGCGCGCCACCCTCAATATCCCGGCGCAGGATCTGGGGCGCGCGATCCAGGCCCTGTCACGTCAGACCGGCCTGCAGATCGTCTTCGATCCTGAACTGACGCGGGGGCTGCGGGCTCAGGCCGTTTCCGGCTCGATGACGCCCCGCGAGGCGCTCCGCCGGATGATTGCAGGTTCCGGGGTTGAGGCGCGCGAAGTGCGCGGCGTTCTGACCCTGGTGCGTCAGTCTGCCGAGGCCTTGACGCCCAGTCCGGATGCGACGGTGTTGGAGGAAGTGGTCGTGGTCGGCTACGCCGCCGGCATGCGGCGCTCGCTGGACGCCAAGCGCGACGCCGACTTCATCTCGGACGTCATCAGCGCCGACGACATGGGCGACCTGCCGGCCAATAACGTGGCCGAGTCCCTGTCGCGCCTGCCTGGCGTCAACGCCGTGCGCAACCACACCACGGGCGAGGGCGACCGGATCACGATCCGCGGCCTGTCGACCGAGCTGAACAACTACACCATGAACGGCGTCCGCATCGGCGGCACCGGTTCGCCGGACGACAGCTTTTATCGCGGCGTGCGGTTGAGCTTTCTGCCGCCGGAAGGCATCGACTCCATCACTGTGGTCAAGAGCCTGACGCCGGACCGCGACGGCGACGCCCTGGGCGGCTCCATCGACATCCGTACGCCCACGGCCTTCGACCACAAGCCAACCTATGGCGTCCTGTCGGCTTCGGCCGGGTTCCTGGACAAGTTTGACGACAAGACTTCGGGCGAGGTCTCAGGCTCTTTCGGCCGCCAGTTCAACGACCACTGGGGCGTATTCGTCACCGCCAGTTGGTCGCGACGCAAGTCCCAGTTCGAACAGAACGGCGTTGATGGCGATAACCAGCCCCCTGTCTGGTATGAAGACAGCGAGAGCCTGGGCTGGGACACCGATACCTTCGTGCTGCGCGGCATGGACCTGGCGTTCGGCGAGACCGAGGTCGAGCGCAAGGGGTTGAACGCTAGCCTAGACTATCGTGGGGATCGCCACGACTTCCACTTTCGCGGCCAGTTCAATGAATACACCCAGGATGAGTTCGACAACCGGCTGAACTTCCGCAACGATACGGCGAAGAACTCGACGCGACTGACCCAGGTGGACAAGACCGCCACGGACTTGGTCAGCCCGGATGACGCCATCATAGGTTCAGGCGCCAAGGGCAATATCTATTCCTACACGACCGCTCAGATCGTTGATCGGGACGGCGACGGCGTCATCACCGATGCGGACCGATCGACCAAGTCCTACTACACGCTGAACGGCGCCTCGGGCGCCTGGGATCCGCAGGGCTTCCGCCTGCGTCGCTTCTGGGAAGGGTCGCGCGAGACCGGCTCGCTGATGTCGCTGAACCTGGGCGGCGTCAGCCGCTACGGCGATGTGAAGCTGGATTACGACCTGTCCTACGCCAAGTCCGAAGACAATATCGACGACAGTTACGAGATGGAGTTCCGCAGCGACAAATACGGCTGGTTGGGCAACGAAGGCGTCGACATCGTCAACTTCGGCGACAGTCGTTTCCCCAAATGGGTGCTGAACGAGGCCGGCATGGCGGCGGTGCAGGACCCGAATGAATACGACTTCGCCGGTCTGTCCGGCGAGGTCGGCGGGGCGGAAGAGGATCTGTGGCAGGGCCAGTTCAACGCCGAATTTCGGCCCGTCTCGTCCTGGCTGGAGTCGGTGAAGGGCGGAGCAAAATTCTATTCCTCCAAACGCTCGACCTATAGCGGCGAGTTCCTTGATCTGGATGCGGAAGGGACCCTGGCGGACTTCTCGGCCTTCTACGGCAAGGAGGTCACCGATCTGTTCGACGGCGAATATACGGGCCTCTATCGCCTGGGCGTCGTCATCGACAATCAGGCCATGCTGGCCGAACTCCAGCGGGCGATGAACGGCGACAGCAGCTTCTTCGAAGGCTTCGCCACCGACCCTTCCAGCGCCGAACTCAGCAACGAGGACAGTTTCGAGTTCAAGGAGGACATTCTCGCCGGCTATCTGATGGCGACGGCCCGCTTCGGCGACGCCCAGATCATCGGCGGCCTGCGGGTCGAGAGCACGCGCAACGACATCTCGGCCTATGTGCTGGACGAGGTTCAGGGCGAGCGGTTCACCACGGACAAGAGCGACTTCGTCAATGTCCTGCCGTCGATCCATCTGAACTATGCGCTGAACCGCAGCACCAAGGTGCGCGCCGCGATCTGGACCAGCTTCGCCCGTCCCGACATCGCCCGTATGACCTCGGCCCGGGAATACAGCTACGACACCGATCCGGACGGCGACGGCGATGAGAACCCCACCTCGGACTGGGTGCTAATCGGCATCGAACAGGGCAACCCCGACCTGAAGCCGATGAGGGCGATCAACTACGATCTGTCGATCGAGCGCTACAACGGCGACACCGGCGCCTATTCGCTGGGTCTGTTCTATAAGGATATCGAGAACTTCCTGTTCCGTTCGGCCTCCAGCAATATCCGCGACGGCACGGCGGGGGCGAACATCGGGCCGGACGGCGTCACCATCTCCATGCCCAACAACGGCAAATGGGCCGAGGTTTACGGCGTCGAGATGAGCGCTCAGCAGATCTTTTACTGGTTGCCGGGCGCCCTGTCGGGCCTGGGCGCCAGCGTGAACCTGACGCTGCAGCGCTCGGAAGCCGAGACCGGGATTTCGTGGCACCCGGAGGGCTATACTCTGCCGCTGATGGAGACCCCCGAGGCGATCGCCAATGTGCAGCTGTTCTGGCAACACAGCGGATGGGAAGCCTATGCCGCCTACAGCTACCAGTCCGAGTTCCTCGAAGGCATTCAGGATTTCGGCAACAATCCCTACGAGCAGGACTATGAGTTCGTGGACCTGAACGTGCGGCGCAAACTGTGGGGCGGCGCAACCGCTTCTCTGCAGGTGCAGAACCTCTTCGACAGTCACACCTACTGGTACACGGCCGGGTCAAGCACCGAGTCCAGCCGGGCCTATATCAAGAACGGGCGGTCGATCTCGCTCGGCCTGACCTACGTGTTCTGA
- a CDS encoding purple acid phosphatase family protein yields MMFARTLMLGAAVAALGVSTGALAQTQRPDRPEPAPVQVSEHPIAPATVQPERIILNLTADPAHQMAVTWRTAPGLDGQVEFAEAQDGPDFIASAVRVAATTDDAVLAVREAAEFRAAYHSAVMTGLKPATVYVYRVGSGGAWSEWLQFKTAAATPEPFTFLYFGDMQNNILSEASRTLRMGFRKAGDAAFVIHAGDLINRHDSDNEWGEWFASGGFLYAQTPQMPTPGNHEYGRGPILNPQWRRQFTLPETGPAGVERLKETAWTVDYQGLRLISIDAPLFHGDEAMRAEMVRWLDQVLADNPNRWTVLFLHFPLFSIDPDRDNSRVRDALKPLIDKYGVDLVLQAHDHGYARGAIGEGVMTNAGPGHRSDHGSTYVVSVAGPKMYPVANLSWADRMAERTQTFQTLDVSQEAVVYRAFTATGRELDAFRLTKGEDGVTRVEALTRDSPGTPRALPPSA; encoded by the coding sequence ATGATGTTTGCTCGCACCCTCATGCTTGGGGCCGCTGTCGCGGCCCTGGGCGTCTCCACCGGCGCCCTGGCCCAGACGCAACGGCCGGATCGACCCGAACCGGCGCCGGTCCAGGTGTCCGAACACCCGATAGCGCCGGCGACGGTTCAGCCGGAGCGGATCATTCTGAACCTGACGGCCGATCCGGCGCATCAGATGGCCGTCACCTGGCGCACCGCGCCGGGCCTGGACGGTCAGGTGGAGTTCGCCGAGGCCCAAGATGGGCCGGACTTCATCGCCTCCGCCGTTCGTGTGGCCGCGACCACCGACGACGCGGTGCTGGCCGTGCGTGAGGCGGCGGAATTCCGCGCCGCCTATCATTCGGCCGTGATGACGGGGCTGAAGCCGGCGACCGTCTACGTCTACCGGGTCGGTTCGGGCGGGGCCTGGTCGGAATGGCTGCAGTTCAAGACGGCGGCTGCGACGCCGGAGCCCTTCACCTTCCTGTATTTTGGGGACATGCAGAACAATATCCTCAGCGAGGCGTCGCGCACGCTGAGGATGGGGTTCCGCAAGGCGGGCGACGCGGCCTTCGTCATCCACGCCGGCGACCTAATCAACCGGCACGACAGCGACAATGAATGGGGCGAATGGTTCGCCTCGGGCGGCTTCCTGTACGCCCAGACCCCGCAGATGCCGACGCCGGGCAACCACGAATACGGCCGCGGTCCGATCCTGAACCCCCAATGGCGGCGGCAGTTCACCCTGCCGGAGACCGGGCCGGCGGGCGTCGAGCGGCTGAAGGAAACCGCCTGGACCGTCGATTATCAGGGGCTGCGCCTGATCTCGATCGACGCGCCGCTGTTCCATGGCGACGAGGCCATGCGGGCCGAAATGGTGCGATGGCTGGACCAGGTGCTGGCCGATAATCCAAACCGCTGGACGGTGCTGTTCCTGCACTTCCCGCTGTTCTCGATCGATCCCGACCGGGACAACAGCCGCGTTCGCGACGCGCTGAAGCCGCTGATCGACAAATATGGCGTGGACCTGGTGCTTCAGGCCCATGACCATGGCTATGCGCGCGGCGCCATAGGTGAGGGCGTCATGACCAACGCCGGCCCTGGCCACAGGTCGGACCATGGCTCGACCTATGTGGTGTCGGTCGCTGGGCCGAAGATGTATCCGGTGGCGAACCTGAGCTGGGCGGACCGGATGGCGGAGCGGACCCAGACTTTCCAGACCCTGGACGTGTCGCAGGAGGCGGTGGTCTATCGCGCCTTTACCGCGACGGGCCGGGAACTGGACGCGTTCCGCCTGACAAAAGGTGAGGACGGAGTAACCAGGGTGGAGGCGCTCACCCGCGACAGTCCAGGCACACCAAGGGCGCTCCCTCCGTCAGCATAA